The following are encoded in a window of Fibrobacter sp. UWB13 genomic DNA:
- a CDS encoding type II toxin-antitoxin system RelB/DinJ family antitoxin, with the protein MKNNIAIKPIKYLQMLYKRYIFDGMSTVAKNFRIDSDLNDQATALLEGLGLSMSQAVSMFLRQVVLQRGLPFEVKYPEYPKGLREAVAEAERLEADPNTKRYTDMNEMWADLDK; encoded by the coding sequence ATGAAGAATAATATCGCTATAAAACCCATCAAATACTTGCAAATGCTTTACAAACGATATATATTTGATGGTATGAGTACCGTGGCAAAAAATTTCCGCATTGATTCTGATTTGAATGATCAGGCGACAGCATTGTTGGAAGGGTTAGGCCTTTCCATGTCTCAAGCGGTATCCATGTTCCTGCGCCAAGTTGTGCTGCAACGAGGTTTGCCCTTTGAAGTGAAATATCCGGAATATCCTAAAGGTCTACGCGAGGCTGTTGCCGAAGCGGAACGCCTAGAGGCTGATCCGAACACAAAACGATATACGGATATGAACGAAATGTGGGCGGATCTTGACAAATGA
- the ftsE gene encoding cell division ATP-binding protein FtsE, whose amino-acid sequence MIHFTHVTKSYEANWKALNNVTFRINKGEFVFLTGHSGAGKSTVLKLIYMDERPDEERGGQVMVKFSDNVLYDSKNTPDDRIQALRRKMGIIFQDFKLLPDRNVFENVALALRIVGTPSNKINAAVFDALALVGISQKRFAMPYTLSGGEQQRVAIARAMVHNPYLLLADEPTGNLDPKNAEEVFCIFKEINARGTTILMATHNPDFYLNSPFRRLELSHGELLNRDIL is encoded by the coding sequence ATGATCCATTTTACCCACGTCACGAAATCTTACGAAGCCAACTGGAAGGCGTTGAACAACGTCACCTTCCGTATTAACAAAGGCGAGTTTGTTTTCTTGACGGGGCATTCCGGCGCCGGAAAATCGACGGTGCTGAAACTCATCTACATGGATGAACGCCCGGACGAAGAACGTGGTGGCCAGGTGATGGTCAAGTTCTCGGACAACGTCTTGTACGATAGCAAGAACACTCCGGACGATAGAATCCAGGCGCTCCGCCGCAAGATGGGAATTATTTTCCAGGACTTTAAGCTGTTGCCGGACCGCAATGTTTTTGAAAATGTGGCGCTTGCGCTCCGCATTGTGGGTACTCCGAGCAACAAGATTAATGCGGCTGTCTTTGACGCGCTTGCACTCGTGGGCATTAGCCAAAAGCGCTTTGCTATGCCTTACACGCTCTCGGGCGGTGAACAGCAACGTGTGGCGATTGCCCGTGCGATGGTGCACAACCCGTATCTGCTTTTGGCGGACGAACCGACCGGTAACTTGGACCCGAAAAACGCTGAAGAAGTCTTCTGCATTTTCAAGGAAATCAACGCCCGCGGAACGACCATCCTCATGGCAACGCATAACCCGGACTTTTATCTGAACAGCCCATTCCGCCGTCTTGAACTCAGCCACGGCGAATTGCTTAACAGAGATATTCTTTAA
- a CDS encoding peptidylprolyl isomerase, translated as MISNRIASLVFALSVGCFAEPVLMEGIAAVVDGKPIMRSEFMNNLYRFQETPEAANMTEQQQKDAVLDRMIEEKVLLSRIDRDSIVISENEVDQRVTSHLQSIAASQKIDMATLEKAVRAQLGLSMIQYREQLGKQIRNHMEISRVRQLHVGTIHPTKKEVDLFYKDYKDSLPRQFNCVLLSHIQIPVKPDSMIVDSVKHVAESLIDSLNFGIKFELLAQRHSQDSSAAKGGDLGYFKRGLLDPAFEKAIEHLKNGHYASTPVKTDLGWHIARVLGRKEDGVRSAQILLRTIPTAKDTAAVVALADSLRKNIKTKDEFAKAAKKYSEDKSSNFQGGLLGWFQRNEMEPAYVDPVANLNVGEISEPVIIDGAYHLFRLDDSRQVRELTLEEDYGKIEMMAATHLENEKLQKLIQKWRKEVLVEIRMTE; from the coding sequence ATGATCAGTAATCGAATTGCCTCTTTAGTTTTTGCCCTCTCTGTTGGCTGCTTTGCTGAGCCTGTGTTGATGGAGGGGATTGCGGCTGTTGTCGATGGCAAGCCGATTATGCGTTCGGAGTTCATGAACAACCTTTACAGGTTCCAGGAAACACCCGAAGCTGCAAATATGACTGAACAGCAGCAGAAAGATGCAGTGCTGGATCGCATGATTGAAGAAAAGGTTTTGCTCAGCCGCATTGACCGCGATTCGATTGTGATTTCGGAAAACGAAGTGGACCAGCGTGTGACTTCGCACCTTCAGTCTATTGCCGCAAGCCAGAAAATTGATATGGCAACGCTCGAAAAGGCTGTACGTGCCCAGCTCGGTCTTTCGATGATTCAGTATCGCGAACAGCTCGGTAAGCAGATTCGCAACCACATGGAAATTTCCCGTGTGCGTCAGCTCCATGTGGGCACGATCCACCCGACCAAGAAAGAAGTGGATTTGTTCTATAAGGATTACAAGGATTCGCTCCCGCGCCAGTTCAACTGCGTTTTGCTAAGCCATATCCAGATTCCTGTGAAACCGGATTCCATGATTGTGGATTCTGTGAAGCATGTGGCTGAATCTTTGATTGATAGTCTCAACTTCGGCATCAAATTTGAACTTTTGGCTCAGCGCCATTCGCAGGACAGCTCTGCCGCAAAGGGAGGCGACCTCGGTTACTTTAAGCGCGGTCTTTTGGACCCGGCTTTCGAAAAGGCTATTGAACATTTGAAAAATGGTCACTATGCATCGACTCCGGTCAAGACGGACTTGGGTTGGCACATTGCCCGTGTGCTTGGCCGTAAGGAAGATGGCGTTCGCTCTGCGCAAATTCTCTTGCGCACGATTCCGACCGCAAAGGATACTGCTGCAGTCGTTGCTCTCGCCGATTCGCTCCGCAAGAATATTAAGACGAAGGATGAATTTGCCAAGGCAGCAAAGAAGTACAGTGAAGACAAATCCAGCAACTTCCAGGGTGGTTTGCTTGGCTGGTTCCAGCGTAACGAAATGGAACCCGCTTATGTGGATCCGGTTGCCAATTTGAACGTCGGTGAAATTTCTGAACCGGTCATTATTGATGGCGCTTATCACTTGTTCCGTCTCGACGATTCCCGCCAGGTGCGCGAACTCACGCTCGAAGAAGATTACGGCAAGATTGAAATGATGGCTGCCACTCACTTGGAAAATGAAAAGCTCCAGAAGCTCATCCAGAAGTGGCGCAAGGAAGTTCTCGTCGAAATCAGAATGACGGAATAA
- a CDS encoding DNA gyrase/topoisomerase IV subunit A, with amino-acid sequence MNQETPDTTLGLSNVNHLERLYDGWFLDYASYVILDRAVPYFEDGLKPVQRRILHSMFENHDGRYQKVATIVGRTMAYHPHGDASIGDALVGLGQKNLLIDTQGNWGNPYTGDRAAAPRYIEGRLTPFAVDVVFNPETTEWIPSYDGRSEEPVTLPVKFPLLLAQGVDGIAVGLSTSILPHNFRELCEASIACLRGKKFTLYPDFFTGGIIDVTDYNDGQRGGKVKVRAKIEKVDNKTLAIREIPYGTTTVSLIESIVKANDKGKIKIKHVDDNTSQGVEILVHLQPGTDPQVAIDALYAFTDCEKSLSPCTCVIIDKHPKFVGVSDILKLNTEHTVKLLEWELANELKHLEDKWHMTTLEKIFIEKEVYEVIKKAKDREQIIRLVREGLTPYLKRLHRQTVTDEEIGKLIEIPIRRISHYDREKADQLLKELEESIATCKYNQEHIIDYAVNHFKNILKKYGEGKERRTQIAEFGKVNAVHVALANQKLYVNRKEGFVGTGMKKEEYLFDVSEYDDLIVFKADGSFKVVKVSDKDFVGKDIILVEKFNKDDERHIYNVIHQDGKDGYAYIKRFNVGGVTRDKDYYMGKNKPGSKILYMSSNMNGEAEVVEVILKPRPRIKLNFEVDFSEVEVKGRGALGNIVSKYPVKTVKRLRKGVSTLGARVLYFDAPSGIVSTQKKGDCLGEFGENDKLLIIKQDGSARVHTMADPILVGSNIKYLHKYDPAQVFTVLYFEGSNFNYMVKRFNLEGCPMTTEFSVVSDHKDTKLIELFATDDARELMEYQVGREVQKEELDLTEIAEVKGYKALGSKFTAKKIKRVSRISPADPFSDGSGESEGSSEDPSLF; translated from the coding sequence ATGAATCAAGAAACACCCGATACTACTCTAGGTTTATCTAACGTCAATCACCTAGAACGACTTTATGACGGCTGGTTCCTCGATTACGCCAGCTATGTGATTTTGGACCGTGCGGTCCCATATTTTGAAGATGGCCTGAAGCCTGTTCAGCGCCGTATTTTGCATTCCATGTTCGAAAACCACGACGGACGCTACCAGAAGGTGGCTACGATCGTCGGTCGAACGATGGCCTACCACCCGCATGGCGATGCCTCTATCGGCGATGCACTTGTGGGCCTCGGCCAGAAGAATTTGCTCATCGACACCCAGGGTAACTGGGGCAACCCCTACACGGGCGACCGCGCTGCAGCCCCCCGTTATATCGAAGGCCGCCTCACGCCGTTCGCTGTCGATGTCGTGTTCAACCCCGAAACGACGGAATGGATCCCGAGTTACGATGGCCGTAGTGAAGAACCGGTCACGCTCCCGGTCAAGTTCCCGCTGCTTTTGGCTCAGGGCGTCGATGGTATCGCCGTCGGTCTCTCGACATCCATCCTCCCCCACAACTTCCGCGAACTCTGCGAGGCTAGCATCGCCTGTTTGCGCGGCAAGAAGTTTACGCTTTACCCGGACTTTTTCACGGGCGGCATTATCGACGTCACGGACTACAACGATGGTCAACGCGGGGGCAAGGTCAAGGTCCGCGCGAAGATTGAAAAGGTCGACAACAAGACGCTCGCCATCCGCGAAATTCCGTACGGCACCACGACCGTGAGCTTGATTGAAAGCATTGTCAAGGCAAACGACAAGGGCAAAATCAAAATCAAACACGTGGACGACAACACGAGCCAGGGCGTCGAAATCTTGGTGCACTTGCAGCCGGGGACGGACCCGCAGGTGGCCATCGATGCGCTTTACGCCTTTACGGACTGCGAAAAGTCGCTCTCTCCGTGCACTTGCGTCATTATCGACAAGCACCCGAAATTCGTGGGCGTCTCGGACATCTTGAAGCTCAACACGGAACACACCGTGAAGCTTTTGGAATGGGAACTCGCCAACGAGCTCAAGCACCTCGAAGACAAGTGGCACATGACCACACTCGAAAAAATATTTATCGAGAAGGAAGTCTACGAAGTCATCAAGAAAGCTAAGGACCGTGAACAAATTATCCGTCTCGTTCGCGAAGGCCTCACACCGTACCTCAAGCGTCTGCACCGCCAGACCGTTACGGACGAAGAAATCGGCAAGCTCATTGAAATCCCGATCCGCCGTATAAGCCATTACGACCGCGAAAAGGCCGACCAGCTCTTGAAGGAACTGGAAGAGAGCATTGCAACTTGCAAGTACAACCAGGAACACATTATCGATTACGCCGTGAACCACTTCAAGAACATCTTGAAGAAGTACGGCGAAGGCAAGGAACGCCGCACGCAGATTGCCGAATTCGGTAAGGTGAACGCCGTGCACGTGGCTCTTGCAAACCAGAAGCTTTATGTGAACCGCAAGGAAGGTTTCGTGGGCACGGGCATGAAGAAGGAAGAATACCTCTTCGACGTGTCGGAATACGATGACTTGATCGTATTCAAGGCCGACGGTAGCTTCAAGGTCGTGAAGGTCAGCGACAAGGACTTTGTCGGTAAGGATATTATTCTCGTTGAAAAGTTCAACAAGGACGACGAACGCCATATCTATAACGTCATCCACCAGGATGGCAAGGACGGCTATGCTTACATCAAGCGCTTCAACGTCGGCGGCGTAACTCGCGACAAGGATTACTACATGGGCAAGAACAAGCCCGGTAGCAAGATTCTTTACATGTCGAGCAACATGAACGGCGAAGCCGAAGTCGTTGAAGTCATCTTGAAGCCGCGTCCGCGCATCAAGCTGAACTTTGAAGTGGACTTCAGCGAAGTCGAAGTCAAGGGCCGTGGCGCTCTCGGCAATATCGTTTCGAAGTACCCGGTCAAAACGGTCAAGAGACTCCGCAAGGGCGTTTCGACACTTGGCGCAAGAGTGCTTTACTTCGACGCTCCGAGCGGTATCGTCTCGACACAGAAGAAGGGCGATTGCCTCGGTGAATTTGGTGAAAACGACAAGTTGCTCATCATCAAGCAAGATGGTAGCGCTCGCGTCCACACCATGGCAGACCCGATTCTCGTCGGTTCGAACATCAAGTATCTGCACAAGTACGACCCCGCACAGGTCTTTACGGTGCTCTACTTCGAAGGCTCGAATTTCAACTACATGGTCAAGCGTTTCAACCTCGAAGGCTGCCCCATGACGACGGAATTCAGCGTGGTCTCCGATCACAAGGACACGAAGCTCATCGAGCTCTTCGCTACAGATGACGCACGCGAACTGATGGAATACCAAGTCGGTCGCGAAGTCCAGAAGGAAGAACTCGACTTGACGGAAATTGCGGAAGTCAAGGGCTACAAGGCTCTCGGCAGCAAGTTCACCGCCAAGAAGATCAAGCGCGTGAGCCGCATTTCGCCGGCAGACCCGTTTAGCGACGGAAGCGGTGAAAGCGAAGGTTCTAGCGAAGATCCGAGCTTGTTCTAA